One window from the genome of Sphingomicrobium arenosum encodes:
- a CDS encoding DOMON domain-containing protein — protein MYQLTPHPDHPSDAVEAITVGIAADGEHVGLTYRVTGDLGRLLLPGLGRLRREDRLWTSTCFEIFLRYGPVGYREYNFAPDGRWSAYRFASYRRARSNLSQKCHIEALYDDDAYVLSAHILGQGVAGHDIGLSTIIKERDGRTSFWALAHPDGDADFHHDACFALKGDDL, from the coding sequence ATGTACCAGCTCACACCCCACCCGGACCACCCCAGCGATGCGGTCGAGGCGATTACCGTCGGTATCGCCGCCGATGGTGAACATGTAGGGCTGACCTATCGCGTGACGGGCGATCTCGGCCGGCTGTTACTGCCGGGGCTGGGGCGATTGCGGCGCGAGGATCGGCTGTGGACGTCGACGTGCTTCGAGATTTTCCTTCGCTACGGCCCGGTCGGATATCGCGAGTATAATTTCGCCCCCGACGGGCGCTGGTCGGCCTATCGCTTTGCCAGCTATCGCCGTGCGCGCTCGAACCTCTCGCAGAAATGTCATATCGAGGCGCTTTACGACGATGACGCCTATGTGCTCTCCGCCCATATCCTCGGACAAGGCGTGGCAGGGCACGATATCGGCCTGTCGACCATTATCAAGGAACGCGATGGGCGCACGAGCTTCTGGGCGCTCGCTCACCCCGACGGCGATGCGGACTTTCATCACGACGCCTGTTTCGCGCTCAAAGGAGACGATTTGTGA